In the genome of Trichomycterus rosablanca isolate fTriRos1 chromosome 24, fTriRos1.hap1, whole genome shotgun sequence, one region contains:
- the LOC134301519 gene encoding transmembrane protein 198-like, with product MADMARLVSEEPRRFSPEDFNPCRLEIDRKYDIIPAVISSMCCLFGIIYCFFGYRCFKAIMFLSGLLFGSVIIFLLCYKERVVDTQLSVEASAGIGLGIGLLCGLVTMMVRSVGLFMTGILLGLLLAIAGLLLTHQLYTPSTLWVPVGALLGTGMLFAVLTLQWQKCFTLLSTAVFGGAIMTVCVDYFVEMLALVTHVYDCLRLASPAPLCWYSWVILGIWPTLSVMGALVQWKLTAEGFSHTEVILSRRQKRVQLMKIRQKDRKKLPLATGQDGTYRRKHTPVKRYAGDLLAPSYLQSLRDRQNGTGTSMSSLSTANHTMVDMDYDTGSTVPLTHTTPAVRA from the exons ATGGCGGACATGGCGAGACTCGTCTCTGAAGAGCCCAGAAGGTTCAGCCCAGAAGATTTTAATCCGTGCCGGCTGGAGATCGACAGGAAGTATGACATCATCCCCGCTGTTATTTCCTCCATGTGCTGCCTGTTTGGGATCATCTACTGCTTTTTCG GTTACCGATGCTTCAAAGCCATCATGTTCCTGTCCGGCCTGCTGTTCGGCTCGGTGATCATCTTCCTGCTCTGCTACAAAGAGCGAGTGGTCGACACCCAGCTGAGCGTGGAGGCCAGCGCGGGCATCGGCCTGGGCATCGGCCTGCTGTGCGGCCTGGTCACCATGATGGTGCGGAGCGTCGGCCTCTTCATGACCGGCATCCTGCTGGGTCTGCTGCTGGCCATCGCCGGCCTGCTGCTCACACACCAGCTCTACACACCCAGCACACTGTGG GTGCCCGTCGGTGCCCTCCTCGGAACTGGCATGCTCTTCGCCGTCCTAACTCTGCAGTGGCAGAAATGCTTCACCCTCCTCTCCACGGCCGTGTTCGGCGGCGCCATCATGACCGTGTGCGTCGATTATTTCGTGGAGATGCTGGCGCTGGTCACGCACGTGTACGACTGTCTGCGCCTGGCGTCCCCCGCGCCCCTCTGCTGGTACAGCTGGGTCATCCTGGGCATCTGGCCGACGCTCAGCGTCATGGGAGCGCTGGTGCAGTGGAAACTCACGGCCGAGGGATTTTCACACACTGAAG TGATCCTCAGCAGAAGACAGAAGCGAGTCCAGCTGATGAAAATACGACAGAAAGACCGCAAAAAGTTGCCTCTGGCCACAGGACAGGACGGGACGTATCGCCGTAAACACACTCCTGTAAAACGCTACGCTGGAGATCTGCTAGCACCG AGTTACCTTCAGAGTCTCCGGGACCGGCAGAACGGCACGGGCACGTCTATGAGCAGCCTGAGCACCGCCAACCACACCATGGTGGATATGGATTACGACACCGGATCCACCGTCCCGCTCACGCACACCACCCCGGCCGTACGAGCCTGA
- the LOC134302124 gene encoding uncharacterized protein LOC134302124, translated as MATINLKEHLDFLNKDQLSDREPSDPDILQTQEDVFSLNSSSLCLIEAAQANSKTKSTEVDKSGILAHLHHGSPLESITELAEVEDTSEHRSPGDGEIRMKETTEETFSTPTARRASLSTDGRCDSLNLTDFEQVHHMDCTARLESLMTDTCDHMPEIPVGSRPQDDTASLQVKSYTPDWTEAPQHHLTSSNSCSGVLEVRLDSQTSITPQQDLQEPTEEPLYPKISANRIATLNDGLSDSDDKPKSEMSDDRKCENKEANQNLIEILSTCEAKVDQLEQLKSSSFELSAQLHSSRALASRLHHRVLYLEHQSHLKDKELHELTMKLEKTSEALRARNSEMSSITDELHRLEVKNMPTSARTISVNGQVATNSHHLDHSSSRVCTLL; from the exons ATGGCGACAATTaatttaaaagaacatttagaCTTCCTGAATAAAGACCAGTTATCAGATCGAGAACCGTCTGACCCGGACATCCTACAGACCCAGGAGGACGTATTCAGTCTTAACTCATCCAGCCTGTGTTTGATTGAGGCGGCTCAGGCTAATTCTAAAACCAAATCAACCGAAGTGGACAAGTCAGGAATCCTGGCCCATCTACACCATGGGTCACCTCTAGAGTCCATAACCGAACTGGCAGAGGTGGAGGATACCAGTGAACATCGCAGCCCAGGCGACGGAGAGATTAGAATGAAGGAAACCACCGAAGAAACATTCTCGACACCAACTGCAAGACGTGCATCATTAAGCACAGATGGACGTTGCGATAGCCTGAACCTCACCGATTTTGAACAGGTCCACCACATGGATTGTACTGCACGTTTAGAAAGCCTGATGACGGATACCTGCGACCACATGCCTGAGATTCCAGTTGGATCACGTCCCCAGGATGATACCGCAAGTCTGCAAGTAAAGTCATACACACCCGATTGGACAGAAGCACCCCAACACCATCTGACCAGCTCTAACTCCTGCTCTGGAGTTCTAGAGGTCCGGTTGGATAGCCAGACCTCCATCACACCTCAGCAAGACCTTCAAGAGCCCACAGAGGAGCCCTTGTATCCCAAAATTAGTGCGAACCGCATAGCAACACTCAACGATGGGTTATCGGACTCAGACGACAAACCGAAGTCTGAGATGTCTGACGATCGGAAGTGTGAAAACAAAGAGGCAAACCAGAACCTGATCGAGATCCTCTCGACATGTGAGGCTAAAGTGGATCAGCTCGAGCAGCTCAAATCTTCTTCATTTGAACTGTCTGCTCAG CTGCATTCATCTCGGGCTCTGGCATCCAGGCTGCATCACAGAGTTCTTTACCTCGAACACCAAAGTCATCTTAAAGATAAAGAACTCCATGAGCTGACGATGAAGCTGGAGAAGACAAGTGAAGCTCTGCGAGCAAGGAACTCAGAAATGTCATCCATCACTGACGAGCTGCACCGACTGGAAgtgaagaacatgccaacttcTGCCAGGACCATTAGTGTGAACGGACAGGTTGCTACTAACTCGCACCACCTTGACCACAGCAGCTCCAGGGTGTGCACACTGTTATGA
- the cnbpb gene encoding CCHC-type zinc finger, nucleic acid binding protein b: MSSNECFGCGRTGHWIKNCPNAGRGRGKGRGRGKDLFCYRCGEPGHVARDCERTEDACYNCGRSGHISRDCKEPKKEREQVCYNCGKAGHVARDCDHANEQKCYSCGGFGHIQKGCEKVKCYRCGEIGHVAVQCSKASEVNCYNCGKSGHLAKECTIEATA; the protein is encoded by the exons ATGAGCAGCAATGAGTGCTTCGGTTGCGGCCGCACTGGTCACTGGATCAAGAACTGCCCCAACGCCGGGCGTGGCCGCGGCAAAGGTCGTGGAAGAGGAAAAG ATCTGTTCTGCTACCGGTGTGGTGAGCCGGGTCATGTGGCAAGAGATTGTGAAAGAACTGAAGATG CCTGTTACAACTGTGGCAGGAGCGGCCACATCTCCAGGGACTGCAAGGAGCCCAAGAAGGAGAGGGAGCAGGTCTGCTACAACTGTGGCAAAGCCGGACACGTGGCCCGAGACTGCGACCACGCCAACGAGCAGAAGTGCTACTCCTGCGGCGGATTCGGGCACATCCAGAAGGGCTGCGAGAAGGTCAAGTGCTACAG GTGTGGCGAGATCGGCCACGTGGCCGTCCAGTGCAGCAAGGCGAGCGAAGTCAACTGCTACAACTGCGGCAAATCCGGGCACCTGGCGAAGGAGTGCACCATCGAGGCCACGGCTTAG
- the mmp19 gene encoding matrix metalloproteinase-19, with protein MDGVNMEKLMRLAVLLVVGFYAASSNVLQRRMDLVEAVNYLQKFGYLDVPLDTNSQVDMSEKMVREALSLFQSVSGLTVSGKLDEATLAKMRGPRCGVEDPFNQRSNKYRRFGGIWRKRILTYRLYNFTPDLGKAATQRAIRSAFKYWSDATPLIFKEIDYGRADIRISFHDRKGCPSPFDGPGHVLAHAEAPTSGLVHFDEDEYWTEGKYYGSNLRIVAAHEIGHALGLGHSQYSSALMAAHYSGYKANFRLHHDDIRGIQALYGKRTSGSYVEENSSVMEPTTVAPFPRGEVPDPCTARLDAIMLGPWGKTFAFSGDYVWTISDLGHNPPMKINLLWKGLSGNLNAAVHSPRTNKTYFLKGDKVWRFTNFQLDNSYPKQLTRIPPNIDAALYLEKNKKLFFFKGSGYWQWDEMVYNDLSIYPKPISRLFSGVPANPDSALTWTNGKIYFFKGDKYWRLNEQLAVEPGYPLSKRERWMRCN; from the exons ATGGATGGAGTGAACATGGAAAAGTTGATGCGTTTAGCAGTGCTGCTTGTCGTTGGGTTTTACGCAGCGTCCTCTAATGTCCTGCAAAGAAGAATGGATCTTGTAGAAGCTGTG AATTACCTGCAGAAGTTCGGGTACCTGGATGTACCGCTGGACACAAATTCTCAGGTGGACATGAGCGAGAAGATGGTCAGAGAAGCGCTCAG TCTCTTTCAGAGCGTATCGGGTCTGACGGTGAGCGGAAAACTTGACGAAGCGACTCTGGCGAAGATGAGGGGGCCACGCTGTGGTGTTGAGGATCCGTTCAACCAAAGATCCAATAAATACAGACGATTTGGTG GAATTTGGAGGAAAAGAATCCTGACCTATCGGCTCTATAACTTCACTCCAGATTTGGGGAAGGCAGCGACTCAGCGGGCCATCAGATCCGCTTTCAAGTACTGGAGCGACGCCACGCCGTTGATCTTTAAAGAAATCGATTATGGGCGTGCAGATATCAGGATCTCGTTCCACGACAGGAAGGGATGTCCTTCTCCCTTCGACGGGCCTG GTCACGTTCTCGCCCACGCCGAAGCTCCTACGTCAGGTCTGGTGCACTTCGACGAGGACGAGTACTGGACAGAGGGGAAGTACTACGGCTCTAATCTGCGCATCGTGGCGGCGCACGAGATCGGACACGCGCTCGGACTGGGTCACTCTCAGTACAGCAGCGCCCTCATGGCTGCCCACTACAGCGGGTACAAGGCCAACTTCAGGCTGCACCACGATGACATCAGAGGCATCCAGGCACTATATG GTAAAAGAACCTCGGGTTCCTACGTGGAGGAGAACTCAAGCGTCATGGAGCCCACGACTGTAGCGCCGTTCCCACGAGGCGAAGTTCCAGACCCGTGTACTGCCAGGCTCGATGCCATCATGCTGG GTCCATGGGGTAAAACCTTCGCATTCAGCGGGGATTACGTGTGGACCATCTCAGATTTGGGACACAACCCACCCATGAAGATCAACCTGCTGTGGAAAGGTCTGTCCGGAAACCTGAACGCTGCCGTGCACTCGCCCCGAACCAACAAGACCTACTTCCTGAAGG GTgataaagtttggaggtttacAAATTTCCAGCTCGACAACAGCTACCCCAAACAGCTGACCAGGATTCCTCCTAACATCGATGCAGCTCTGTACCTGGAGAAGAACAAGAAACTCTTCTTCTTCaag GGTTCGGGTTATTGGCAGTGGGATGAAATGGTGTACAACGACCTGAGCATCTACCCCAAACCCATCTCCCGTCTCTTCTCCGGAGTCCCTGCAAACCCAGACTCAGCCCTCACCTGGACCAATGGCAAGATTTACTTCTTTAAAGGAGACAAGTACTGGCGTTTAAATGAGCAGCTGGCGGTGGAACCGGGATACCCCCTCAGTAAACGAGAACGGTGGATGAGGTGCAACTGA